CCCGACCGCCACCAGGAGGTAGTTGCCCCGCAAAAAGTTCTTGTACACCAAGGAGGCCAGCGCCGTCAGCGTCACCAGGAACATGAAGACCATGGGGTAGCGCACAAAACTGTTGCGCCTGCCCTCTTTCGCCAACCAGACGGAGACGGCCAGGAGGGCCAGCGCGGCGAGCAACTGGTTGGCCGAACCGAACACCGGCCAGATGGCGTCAGAGCCTCCGCTTGTCAAGAACACCCACGCGGCTATGACGGTCACGGCGGTACCCAAGTAACGGTTCGACAGCCATGGTGAGGCGGGCCCCTGTTTGCGACTTTCGAAGAGCTCCTGGAAGGCAAAACGGGCAAGCCTGGTGCTCGTATCAAGCGAGGTCAAGACGAATGCAGAGACCCCCAGCGCCGCGAAGGTGGTTGCTGCTTCAGCCTTCAGCCCAAGCAGAGGGATGCGCGCCATGAAATTACCTACACCCTCGGCAAATATCTGCACAAAGCTCTTGGCGGCGTACAGCT
This window of the Calditrichota bacterium genome carries:
- a CDS encoding carbon starvation protein A is translated as LYAAKSFVQIFAEGVGNFMARIPLLGLKAEAATTFAALGVSAFVLTSLDTSTRLARFAFQELFESRKQGPASPWLSNRYLGTAVTVIAAWVFLTSGGSDAIWPVFGSANQLLAALALLAVSVWLAKEGRRNSFVRYPMVFMFLVTLTALASLVYKNFLRGNYLLVAVGIVLFCLAGLLINQAIHSLRSARVTPR